One window of the Longimicrobiaceae bacterium genome contains the following:
- a CDS encoding DUF456 domain-containing protein, with protein MSMGSEAYYVLLVVVEIAGLLMIPFGFPGLWVQLAGLACYAMLTDFRTVGLPSIAFVAVLAVVAEALEWVLGDRFARKYGGGKRASWGALLGGIAGAMLGLPIPVVGSVVGAFLGSFLGAAAFELHGRRELAPALRVGWGALLGRLAATAVKAGMGAVALTVVLFGALG; from the coding sequence ATGAGCATGGGATCGGAAGCGTACTACGTGCTGCTGGTGGTCGTGGAGATCGCCGGCCTGCTCATGATCCCGTTCGGCTTCCCCGGCCTGTGGGTGCAGCTCGCTGGGCTGGCGTGCTACGCGATGCTGACGGACTTCCGCACCGTGGGATTGCCGTCCATCGCCTTCGTGGCGGTGCTCGCCGTGGTGGCCGAGGCCCTGGAGTGGGTGCTGGGCGACCGCTTCGCGCGCAAGTACGGCGGCGGCAAGCGCGCGTCGTGGGGCGCGCTGCTGGGCGGCATCGCCGGGGCCATGCTGGGCCTGCCGATCCCCGTCGTCGGAAGTGTCGTCGGCGCCTTCCTGGGCTCGTTCCTGGGCGCGGCGGCCTTCGAGCTGCACGGCCGGCGCGAGCTGGCGCCGGCGCTGCGGGTGGGCTGGGGGGCGCTGCTGGGGCGGCTGGCCGCCACCGCCGTGAAGGCGGGAATGGGGGCCGTGGCGCTGACCGTGGTCCTCTTCGGCGCGCTGGGGTGA